In the genome of Delphinus delphis chromosome 15, mDelDel1.2, whole genome shotgun sequence, one region contains:
- the PRM3 gene encoding protamine-3, which yields MGSHCAKLGTGHGRGHESSMKKFVACVSQDNFSLSSAGEEEGEAEGEAEELPVQGKLLLLEPEWQEEGAKDDSVAQKNPKPKQTQS from the coding sequence ATGGGTTCCCACTGTGCCAAGCTCGGCACGGGCCACGGCCGGGGCCACGAATCCTCCATGAAGAAGTTCGTGGCCTGCGTGAGTCAGGATAACTTCTCCTTGTCGTCGGCgggtgaggaggagggagaggcagagggagaggcggAGGAGCTCCCGGTGCAGGGcaagctgctgctgctggagcCTGAGTGGCAGGAGGAAGGTGCCAAAGACGACTCTGTGGCCCAGAAGAACCCCAAGCCCAAGCAGACGCAGTCCTGA